In one Mastacembelus armatus chromosome 19, fMasArm1.2, whole genome shotgun sequence genomic region, the following are encoded:
- the crygmxl2 gene encoding crystallin, gamma MX, like 2: protein MGKIIFYEGRNFQGRHWECSSDCMDTFRHFNCCNSIRVSGGHWVAYEKPYYMGYQYILGPGEYPDYHCWMGFNNCIRSCQMFPPYRGSYRMRIYNRPDMMGHSMEFMDDCPNVYERFRYRDIYSCNIMEGYWIFYEHPNYRGRQYFLRPGEYRASGDWGCHNPMVGSFRRMRTLM from the exons ATAATCTTCTATGAAGGCCGCAACTTCCAGGGCCGCCACTGGGAGTGCAGCAGTGACTGCATGGACACCTTCAGGCATTTCAACTGCTGCAACTCCATCCGTGTCAGCGGTGGACACTGGGTGGCCTATGAGAAGCCTTACTACATGGGTTACCAGTACATCCTTGGCCCTGGCGAGTATCCAGACTACCACTGCTGGATGGGCTTCAACAATTGCATCCGCTCTTGCCAGATGTTCCCCCCT tATAGAGGGTCCTACAGGATGAGAATCTATAATCGGCCTGACATGATGGGACATTCAATGGAGTTCATGGATGACTGCCCCAATGTGTATGAGCGCTTCCGCTACAGGGACATATACTCCTGCAACATCATGGAGGGTTACTGGATCTTCTATGAGCACCCTAACTACAGGGGACGGCAGTATTTCCTCAGGCCTGGAGAGTACAGAGCCTCTGGTGACTGGGGCTGCCACAACCCCATGGTGGGCTCATTCAGGAGAATGAGGACTCTCATGTAA